The proteins below come from a single Sorghum bicolor cultivar BTx623 chromosome 4, Sorghum_bicolor_NCBIv3, whole genome shotgun sequence genomic window:
- the LOC8057550 gene encoding uncharacterized protein LOC8057550 has protein sequence MARFFLRWALAARSLPAPSFQPSSRAEHMSKLPSLVCKIKGARTLVSYFPPVPGQQGAEQQATPSSAQGQQNAQAPTPQSQGFSFAPPATAGLRSLLTVTGASNTATDPQDQQDSETTPPPASVPTPESGFKVRDTSNLKISPRHDLAMIFTCKVCETRSMKMASKDSYQNGVVVVRCGGCNNLHLIADRLGWFGEPGSIEDFLASQGEEVKKGSTDTLNFTLDDLAGSQISSKGPSEQN, from the exons ATGGCGCGGTTCTTCCTAAGATGGGCGCTGGCCGCCCGCTCGCTGCCGGCTCCTTCCTTTCAGCCGAGCAGCCGAGCAGAGCATATGAGCAAGCTTCCCTCGTTAG TGTGCAAGATAAAGGGGGCAAGGACTTTAGTTTCGTATTTCCCTCCAGTTCCTGGGCAACAGGGAGCCGAACAACAAGCTACTCCATCCTCAGCACAAGGACAGCAAAACGCCCAAGCTCCTACACCGCAATCTCAAG GATTCTCATTTGCTCCACCCGCGACTGCAGGGCTAAGGTCCCTCCTAACTGTTACCGGAGCAAGCAATACTGCAACAGATCCCCAGGACCAACAGGATTCCGAAACAACTCCCCCACCAGCTTCTGTCCCGACACCAGAGTCCGGCTTCAAAGTCAGGGACACCTCCAACCTGAAGATCTCACCCAGGCATGACCTCGCCATGATCTTTACGTGCAAGGTGTGCGAGACCAGATCTATGAAAATGGCCAGCAAGGACTCGTACCAGAATGGAGTTGTGGTTGTGCGGTGCGGTGGCTGCAACAACCTCCACCTCATAGCAGACAGACTTGGCTGGTTCGGGGAGCCAGGGAGCATCGAGGACTTCCTAGCGTCGCAAGGAGAGGAGGTGAAGAAAGGTTCAACAGATACTCTCAACTTTACTTTGGATGACTTGGCTGGGTCTCAGATCAGTTCTAAGGGGCCTTCTGAACAAAATTAG
- the LOC8059691 gene encoding lysM domain receptor-like kinase 3, producing the protein MVGPNKPNRMCKSKSATATANSSSSSAMAAAASTPRHHRSPRTTATSFPAVSFYSTSSSSAASSSAASLAALRDSLPELPLLFTFQDLATATANFSAAHRLVPAAPSSSNSFRCALRGHPAAVFRRPLRRDARDVAARLAVLGHCHHAAIARLLGAAASPDRTTLFLAYELVPDASPLSVLLRNPKNPSFTPLASWHSRLQLAADVSDALYYVHLQADTVHNRLSASSVLVCGDGPLPRAKIAHFGAADLAGELPVEHKDDDGGGSKGSSSASSGGHRRTSSRGRRIEGTRGYMAPELVAGGPPSRRSDVFALGVVLLELVSGQEPVRYELVNRGTGEYERTSLIDTAAAAVAEEGMRRWVDRRLRDSFPIDAAESLTTLALRCVAKDPLARPDMAWVAAKVSKLFLEAQEWATKFNIPTDISISIAPR; encoded by the coding sequence ATGGTCGGCCCCAACAAGCCCAATCGGATGTGCAAATCCAAgagcgccaccgccaccgccaactcctcctcctcatccgcCATGGCGGCCGCCGCATCCACGCCGCGGCACCACCGGTCGCCGCGCACCACCGCGACCTCCTTCCCGGCGGTGTCGTTCTACTCcacttcctcctcctccgcggcgTCCTCCTCCGCAGCGTCCCTCGCCGCGCTCCGCGACTCCCTCCCGGAGCTGCCCCTCCTCTTCACCTTCCAGGACctggccaccgccaccgccaactTCTCCGCCGCGCACCGCCTCGTCCCCGCCGCGCCTTCCTCCTCCAACTCCTTCCGCTGCGCGCTCCGCGGCCACCCCGCCGCCGTCTTCCGCCGCCCGCTCCGCCGCGACGCGCGGGACGTGGCCGCGCGCCTCGCCGTGCTGGGCCACTGCCACCACGCCGCCATCGCGCGCCTCCTCGGCGCCGCCGCGTCCCCCGACCGCACCACGCTGTTCCTCGCCTACGAGCTCGTCCCCGACGCGTCCCCGCTCTCCGTGCTGCTCCGGAACCCCAAGAACCCGTCCTTCACCCCGCTCGCGTCCTGGCACTCGCGCCTCCAGCTCGCCGCCGACGTCAGCGACGCGCTCTACTACGTCCACCTCCAGGCCGACACCGTCCACAACCGCCTCTCGGCGTCCTCCGTCCTCGTCTGCGGCGACGGGCCCCTCCCCCGCGCCAAGATCGCGCATTTCGGCGCGGCCGACCTCGCCGGGGAGCTCCCGGTCGAGCACAAGGACGACGACGGAGGAGGGTCCAaaggctcctcctccgcctcctcgGGCGGGCACCGCCGCACCAGCAGCCGGGGGAGGCGGATCGAGGGCACGCGCGGGTACATGGCGCCGGAGCTCGTGGCGGGCGGCCCGCCGTCGCGGCGCTCCGACGTGTTCGCGCTCGGCGTCGTGCTGCTGGAGCTGGTGTCCGGGCAGGAGCCGGTGCGGTACGAGCTGGTGAACCGGGGCACGGGCGAGTACGAGAGGACGTCGCTGATCGACACCGCGGCGGCCGCCGTCGCGGAGGAGGGGATGCGGCGGTGGGTGGACCGCAGGCTCAGGGATTCGTTCCCCATCGACGCGGCGGAGTCGCTCACCACGCTGGCGCTGCGCTGCGTCGCCAAGGACCCCCTGGCGCGGCCGGACATGGCGTGGGTTGCCGCCAAGGTGTCCAAGCTCTTCCTGGAGGCGCAGGAGTGGGCCACCAAGTTCAATATCCCCACCgacatctccatctccatcgcCCCCAGGTGA
- the LOC110434642 gene encoding serine/threonine-protein phosphatase PP1 isoform X2 has product MDPALLDDVIRRLLEVKNLKPGKNAQLSESEIKQLCAAAKEIFLSQPNLLELEAPIKICGDVHGQYSDLLRLFDYGGYPPHANYLFLGDYVDRGKQSLETICLLLAYKVKYPENFFLLRGNHECASVNRIYGFYDECKRRFSVKLWKTFTDCFNCLPVSALIDEKILCMHGGLSPELNKLEQILNLNRPTDVPDTGLLCDLLWSDPSNEATGWAMNDRGVSFTFGPDKVNEFLEKHDLDLICRAHQVVEDGYEFFANRQLVTIFSAPNYCGEFDNAGAMMSVDETLMCSFQILKPARKMLGGSTNNKSGFKSLRGW; this is encoded by the exons ATGGATCCGGCCTTGCTTGACGACGTCATACGCCGGCTTCTGGAGGTGAAGAATCTCAAGCCCGGTAAGAACGCGCAGCTGTCGGAGTCGGAGATTAAGCAGCTCTGCGCTGCCGCCAAGGAGATCTTCCTTTCGCAGCCCAACCTGCTGGAGCTCGAGGCCCCCATCAAAATCTGCG GTGATGTCCATGGGCAGTACTCTGATCTCCTGAGGCTATTTGATTATGGTGGCTATCCGCCTCATGCGAACTACCTTTTCTTGGGTGATTATGTGGATCGTGGAAAGCAAAGCCTGGAAACAATATGTCTTCTTTTGGCCTACAAGGTCAAGTACCCGGAGAACTTCTTTCTTCTAAGGGGCAACCATGAATGTGCATCAGTAAATCGCATCTATGGTTTTTATGACGAGTGCAAACGCAGATTCAGTGTAAAGCTCTGGAAAACATTCACAGATTGTTTTAACTGCTTGCCAGTGTCAGCATTGATAGATGAAAAGATTCTCTGTATGCATGGCGGTCTATCTCCAGAGTTGAACAAGCTTGAGCAAATACTCAACCTGAATCGCCCCACAGATGTGCCTGATACTGGATTGCTCTGTGATCTTCTTTGGTCTGATCCTTCCAATGAAGCAACAGGCTGGGCCATGAATGACCGAGGTGTTTCATTCACATTTGGTCCTGATAAAGTTAATGAATTCCTTGAGAAGCATGATTTGGACCTCATCTGCCGAGCTCATCAG GTTGTCGAAGATGGATATGAGTTTTTTGCTAACCGCCAACTCGTAACAATATTCTCAGCCCCTAACTACTGTGGAGAATTCGATAATGCTGGTGCCATGATGAGTGTAGATGAGACATTGATGTGCTCTTTCCAAATACTGAAGCCTGCAAGGAAGATGCTGGGTGGTTCAACTAATAACAAATCTGGCTTCAAG TCATTGAGAGGATGGTGA
- the LOC110434642 gene encoding serine/threonine-protein phosphatase PP1 isoform X1: protein MDPALLDDVIRRLLEVKNLKPGKNAQLSESEIKQLCAAAKEIFLSQPNLLELEAPIKICGDVHGQYSDLLRLFDYGGYPPHANYLFLGDYVDRGKQSLETICLLLAYKVKYPENFFLLRGNHECASVNRIYGFYDECKRRFSVKLWKTFTDCFNCLPVSALIDEKILCMHGGLSPELNKLEQILNLNRPTDVPDTGLLCDLLWSDPSNEATGWAMNDRGVSFTFGPDKVNEFLEKHDLDLICRAHQVVEDGYEFFANRQLVTIFSAPNYCGEFDNAGAMMSVDETLMCSFQILKPARKMLGGSTNNKSGFKVCMFNMEAVYICQISTICCPTIFLVPLDISVLNFSRHYNMIVWHPSVTVCFKMMNE, encoded by the exons ATGGATCCGGCCTTGCTTGACGACGTCATACGCCGGCTTCTGGAGGTGAAGAATCTCAAGCCCGGTAAGAACGCGCAGCTGTCGGAGTCGGAGATTAAGCAGCTCTGCGCTGCCGCCAAGGAGATCTTCCTTTCGCAGCCCAACCTGCTGGAGCTCGAGGCCCCCATCAAAATCTGCG GTGATGTCCATGGGCAGTACTCTGATCTCCTGAGGCTATTTGATTATGGTGGCTATCCGCCTCATGCGAACTACCTTTTCTTGGGTGATTATGTGGATCGTGGAAAGCAAAGCCTGGAAACAATATGTCTTCTTTTGGCCTACAAGGTCAAGTACCCGGAGAACTTCTTTCTTCTAAGGGGCAACCATGAATGTGCATCAGTAAATCGCATCTATGGTTTTTATGACGAGTGCAAACGCAGATTCAGTGTAAAGCTCTGGAAAACATTCACAGATTGTTTTAACTGCTTGCCAGTGTCAGCATTGATAGATGAAAAGATTCTCTGTATGCATGGCGGTCTATCTCCAGAGTTGAACAAGCTTGAGCAAATACTCAACCTGAATCGCCCCACAGATGTGCCTGATACTGGATTGCTCTGTGATCTTCTTTGGTCTGATCCTTCCAATGAAGCAACAGGCTGGGCCATGAATGACCGAGGTGTTTCATTCACATTTGGTCCTGATAAAGTTAATGAATTCCTTGAGAAGCATGATTTGGACCTCATCTGCCGAGCTCATCAG GTTGTCGAAGATGGATATGAGTTTTTTGCTAACCGCCAACTCGTAACAATATTCTCAGCCCCTAACTACTGTGGAGAATTCGATAATGCTGGTGCCATGATGAGTGTAGATGAGACATTGATGTGCTCTTTCCAAATACTGAAGCCTGCAAGGAAGATGCTGGGTGGTTCAACTAATAACAAATCTGGCTTCAAGGTATGCATGTTTAACATGGAAGCAGTTTATATCTGTCAAATAAGCACAATATGTTGCCCAACAATTTTTTTGGTCCCTCTGGATATTAGTGTTCTTAATTTTTCAAGGCATTATAACATGATAGTGTGGCATCCTAGTGTTACTGTTTgcttcaaaatgatgaatgaATGA
- the LOC8059692 gene encoding 2'-deoxymugineic-acid 2'-dioxygenase, whose amino-acid sequence MAEPLSNGAVYHSVPESYVLPEHKRPGSSPPSCSAAAIPVVDLGGDDTDRMAEQIVAAGREFGFFQVINHGVPEDVMRAMMSAAEEFFKLPTEEKMAHYSTDSTKLPRFHTSVGKEQEQLLYWRDCLKIGCYPFEEFRRQWPDKPAGLGAALEPYTAAVRGVALRVLRLAASGLGLADEAHFEAGEVTAGPVIMNVNHYVACPEPSLTLGIAPHCDPNVVTVLMDNGVRGLQARRRHGHQGNGEGGGGWVDVDPPPGALIVNFGHQMEVVTNGRVRAGEHRAVTNARAPRTSVAAFVMPAMGCVVSPAPEMVAEGEAPLLRPYTYQEFVGVYTAANGDRDAVLARLQNNNG is encoded by the exons ATGGCCGAGCCCCTCTCCAATGGCGCCGTCTACCATTCGGTGCCTGAGTCGTACGTGCTCCCGGAGCACAAGAGGCCCGGGAGCTCGCCGCCGTCGTGTTCCGCAGCGGCGATACCTGTAGTTGACCTCGGCGGTGATGACACCGACAGGATGGCGGAGCAGATCGTCGCCGCTGGGAGAGAGTTCGGTTTCTTCCAG GTGATCAACCACGGCGTGCCGGAGGACGTGATGCGCGCCATGATGAGCGCGGCGGAGGAGTTCTTCAAGCTCCCGACGGAGGAGAAGATGGCGCACTACTCTACCGACAGCACCAAGCTTCCACGGTTCCACACGAGCGTGGgcaaggagcaggagcagctccTGTACTGGCGGGACTGCCTGAAAATCGGCTGCTACCCGTTCGAGGAGTTCAGGCGCCAGTGGCCGGACAAGCCGGCGGGGCTCGGTGCCGCGCTGGAGCCGTACACGGCGGCGGTGAGGGGCGTGGCGCTGCGCGTGCTTCGGCTCGCCGCGTCGGGGCTGGGGCTCGCCGACGAGGCGCACTTCGAGGCCGGGGAGGTCACCGCGGGGCCGGTGATCATGAACGTGAACCACTACGTGGCGTGCCCGGAGCCGAGCCTCACGCTGGGCATCGCGCCGCACTGCGACCCCAACGTCGTCACCGTCCTCATGGACAACGGCGTCCGCGGCCTGCAGGCGCGCCGGCGGCACGGGCACCAAGGCAACGgcgaaggaggaggagggtggGTCGACGTGGACCCCCCGCCCGGCGCGCTCATCGTCAACTTCGGGCACCAGATGGAGGTGGTCACCAACGGGCGCGTGCGCGCCGGCGAGCACCGCGCGGTGACCAACGCGCGCGCTCCCCGCACGTCGGTCGCCGCGTTCGTCATGCCCGCCATGGGCTGCGTCGTGTCGCCGGCGCCCGAGATGGTGGCGGAGGGAGAGGCGCCCTTGCTCAGGCCCTACACGTACCAGGAGTTCGTCGGCGTGTACACCGCGGCCAACGGCGACAGAGACGCCGTCCTGGCGCGGCTTCAGAACAACAATGGCTGA
- the LOC8059693 gene encoding RING-H2 finger protein ATL1, translated as MDASHGSSSSSASIFPMPQIPALLFAPPPAAALPSSSLSLSSYSSSSSLRGHAPSITSFPILVLTVLGILAASVILLAYYVFVIRCCLTWHRGSSGGSFSSSDVAGLIVSRRGRRPQRTTGTTTTAPADADAGAEPRGLEDAAIRALPAFSYRKTPANAAESQSAAPASECAVCLGEFEEGDRVRMLPACLHVFHLGCVDAWLQSNASCPLCRASADVAATLCRLPPLPSEEDVVVTIQVVVPGAEEDQDAVAPAAEVEPEGTGEKTKSTINVLPPRSMDGDAVAAGGEVHLQIQSILQRDSHSRTHDHDSVSGGGRV; from the coding sequence ATGGACGCGAGccacggcagcagcagcagcagcgccagCATCTTCCCGATGCCGCAGATCCCGGCGCTGCTCTTCGCCCCGCCACCGGCGGCGGCATTGCCATCTTCTTCCCTCTCTCTTTCCTCCtattcctcctcctcttccttgcGCGGCCACGCGCCGTCCATCACCAGCTTCCCCATCCTCGTGCTCACGGTGCTCGGCATCCTCGCCGCCTCCGTCATCCTCCTCGCCTACTACGTCTTCGTCATCCGCTGCTGCCTCACCTGGCACCGCGGCTCCTCCGGCGGCTCCTTCTCCTCGTCCGACGTCGCCGGCCTCATCGTCTCCCGCCGCGGACGCCGGCCCCAGCGCACAAccggcaccaccaccaccgcgcccgccgacgccgacgccggcgcCGAGCCGCGCGGGCTCGAGGACGCCGCCATCCGGGCGCTGCCGGCGTTCAGCTACAGGAAGACGCCCGCCAATGCCGCGGAGTCGCAGTCCGCCGCCCCCGCCAGCGAGTGCGCGGTGTGCCTCGGCGAGTTCGAGGAGGGCGACAGGGTCAGGATGCTGCCCGCCTGCCTCCACGTCTTCCACCTCGGCTGCGTCGACGCCTGGCTGCAGAGCAACGCAAGCTGCCCGCTCTGCAGGGCCAGTGCGGACGTCGCCGCCACCCTCTGCCGCCTGCCCCCGCTGCCGTCCGAGGAGGACGTGGTGGTGACCATCCAGGTCGTCGTCCCCGGCGCCGAGGAAGACCAAGACGCCGTGGCACCTGCTGCCGAGGTCGAACCAGAAGGTACTGGTGAGAAGACGAAGAGCACCATCAATGTTCTTCCACCGAGGTCCATGGACGGAGACGCAGTGGCTGCTGGCGGGGAGGTTCACCTGCAGATTCAGAGCATTTTGCAGAGGGACAGTCACTCCCGTACACATGATCATGACAGCGTCAGCGGCGGCGGCCGAGTGTAG
- the LOC8059694 gene encoding protein KINESIN LIGHT CHAIN-RELATED 2, with amino-acid sequence MALRRAASVLLRTRLRAPVTSLPRKALINPLLAPPRRHFSPRPPPPVPAAAAAVADAAEEAFEAARSTNDMLAAFSRLEGAVPANDKRLALACLKLGQHLEASGSADASRVLALALRCLGILEASPNASTPASASASDAVSLAMALHLAGSASFDLSRFHDALSLLSRAQRLLAPLLPDEGVAFGAGEEPGGFDVRPVAHAVRLQLANVKTALGRREEALADMRACLDLKESILPPGSRELGVAYRDLAEAYATLLDFKQALPFCQKALKLHESTLGKNSVEVAHDRRLLGVIYTGLEQHEQALEQNEISQKVMKSWGAAGSDLLHAEIDAANIKIALGKFDEAVSVLKNVAKQVEKDNEMRALVFISMAKALANQEKVGDTKRCLEIACDILEKKEFATPDKVAEMYTEVSSLYEMVNEFEKAISLLKRGLGMLERIPQAQHLEGNVAARIGWLLLFTGKVTEAVPYLEDAVERMKDSFGPKHYGVGYVYNNLGAAYMEMDRPQSAAQMFALAKEVMDVSLGPHHSDTIEACQSLAKAYDAMGSYPLAMEFQKRVVDSWRNHGADARDELKEAMRLYNQIKAKALACLSPEGSANALPEPQEQETDSDTAKAVQR; translated from the exons ATGGCGCTACGCCGCGCCGCCTCCGTTCTCCTCAGGACCCGCCTGAGGGCCCCCGTCACGTCCCTCCCGCGCAAAGCCCTAATAAACCCACTCCTCGCGCCGCCCCGCCGCCACTtctcgccgcggccgccgcctcctgtccccgccgccgccgctgctgtcgCGGACGCCGCGGAGGAGGCTTTCGAGGCGGCGAGGTCGACGAACGACATGCTCGCGGCCTTCTCCCGCCTCGAGGGTGCAGTTCCCGCCAACGACAAGCGCCTCGCCCTCGCCTGCCTTAAGCTCGGCCAGCACCTCGAGGCGTCTGGCTCCGCCGACGCGTCCCGCGTCCTCGCACTCGCGCTCCGATGCCTGGGGATCCTCGAGGCCAGCCCCAACGCCTCCAcccccgcctccgcctccgcctcagaCGCCGTCTCGCTCGCCATGGCACTCCACCTCGCGGGTTCCGCCTCCTTCGACCTCTCGCGCTTCCACGACGCGCTCTCCCTCCTCTCCCGCGCGCAACGCCTCCTAGCTCCGCTCCTCCCTGATGAAGGCGTCGCGTTCGGGGCTGGGGAGGAACCGGGAGGTTTCGACGTCAGGCCCGTGGCGCACGCCGTGCGGCTGCAGCTGGCCAACGTGAAGACGGCGCTtgggaggagggaggaggcgCTCGCCGACATGCGCGCCTGCCTCGACCTCAAGGAGTCCATTCTGCCGCCGGGCAGCCGGGAGCTGGGAGTCGCGTACCGGGACCTCGCCGAGGCGTACGCCACCCTGCTCGACTTCAAGCAGGCGCTGCCGTTCTGCCAGAAGGCGCTGAAGCTGCATGAGTCGACGCTCGGCAAGAACTCCGTGGAGGTTGCGCACGACAGGCGCCTGCTTGGAGTGATATACACTGGGCTAGAGCAGCATGAGCAGGCTCTGGAGCAGAATGAGATTTCACAGAAGGTAATGAAGAGCTGGGGTGCGGCTGGCTCTGACCTCCTGCATGCTGAGATTGATGCTGCAAACATCAAGATCGCATTGGGAAAGTTCGATGAGGCTGTTAGTGTGTTGAAGAATGTCGCTAAGCAGGTGGAGAAAGATAACGAGATGCGAGCTCTAGTTTtcatatcaatggcgaaggcaCTCGCTAATCAGGAGAAGGTTGGGGACACAAAGAGGTGCTTGGAGATTGCTTGTGACATCCTCGAGAAGAAGGAATTTGCCACACCCGACAAAGTGGCAGAGATGTATACAGAGGTATCCTCACTATATGAGATGGTGAATGAGTTTGAAAAGGCAATATCTTTGCTCAAGAGGGGCCTGGGAATGCTTGAGAGGATCCCTCAGGCACAGCACTTGGAGGGCAATGTCGCAGCAAGGATTGGGTGGCTGTTGCTCTTCACCGGTAAGGTCACTGAAGCTGTCCCGTACTTGGAGGATGCAGTGGAGAGGATGAAGGACAGCTTTGGTCCGAAGCATTACGGAGTAGGGTATGTATATAACAACTTGGGTGCTGCTTACATGGAGATGGACCGACCACAGTCCGCTGCTCAGATGTTTGCGCTTGCTAAAGAAGTCATGGATGTCTCCTTAGGACCTCACCATTCAGATACCATCGAGGCTTGTCAGAGCCTTGCTAAGGCCTACGATGCTATGGGAAG TTATCCCCTGGCTATGGAGTTCCAAAAGAGAGTGGTGGATTCATGGCGAAATCATGGTGCCGATGCTAGGGATGAGCTCAAGGAAGCTATGCGACTCTACAaccagatcaaggcaaaggcgCTCGCATGCCTATCACCTGAAGGTTCAGCAAACGCATTGCCTGAACCTCAGGAGCAGGAAACAGATTCAGATACTGCTAAAGCTGTGCAACGATAG
- the LOC8055322 gene encoding malonyl-coenzyme A:anthocyanin 3-O-glucoside-6''-O-malonyltransferase has product MAAATKVLDRLKVGASPPAPGGALPLTFFDVPWLFTGPVERVFFYHYAHTAEHFAAHLLPSLVSSLSATLHAFYPLLGRVRPCPDGSSGGYEFFCSAGGEGGEAVELTVAESSDDFDELAGGGPRDVARLYALVPRLPPPEVDGSFALAAAQVTVFPACGVAVGVSIHHVACDDSSYMHFVKTWAARCRVAVTGADADADAVPVPFFDRGVVADPEGLAARTLDEMRQLAANGPPPPPPAAPAGPPPKLVIASFALTRDRIDGLKQRVTSKFADGGGTERVHCSAFTVACALAWACLARTGSGGDERPRAHLLFSVECRRRLAPPIPQEYLGNCLRPCFVEVGATELLGGDGVAAAAAAIGAAVAGLDGGVLDGAGGWFHKILSLVPERPMSVGGSPRYGVYETDFGLGRPAKVELVSIDKTPGTVSLAEGRDADGAQAAGVEIGVVLPEAEMARFSSCFADALEELCD; this is encoded by the coding sequence ATGGCCGCCGCCACCAAGGTTCTTGACAGGCTCAAGGTGGGGGCTTCACCTCCGGCGCCCGGCGGCGCGCTCCCGCTCACCTTCTTCGACGTGCCCTGGCTCTTCACGGGCCCCGTGGAGCGGGTCTTCTTCTACCACTACGCGCACACGGCGGAACACTTCGCCGCCCACCTCCTGCCGTCCCTGGTCTCCTCCCTCTCCGCCACGCTGCACGCGTTCTACCCGCTGCTCGGCCGCGTCCGGCCGTGCCCGGACGGGAGCAGCGGCGGGTACGAGTTCTTCTGCTCCGCGGGCGGGGAGGGCGGCGAGGCcgtcgagctcaccgtcgccgaGAGCTCCGACGACTTCGACgagctcgccggcggcggcccgAGGGACGTCGCCCGGCTGTACGCCCTGGTGCCGCGGCTCCCGCCGCCGGAGGTCGACGGGTCCTTCGCCCTCGCGGCGGCGCAGGTCACCGTGTTCCCCGCctgcggggtcgccgtcggcgtTTCCATCCACCACGTGGCCTGCGATGACTCCAGCTACATGCACTTCGTCAAGACCTGGGCCGCCCGGTGCCGGGTGGCCGTCACCGGCGCGGACGCGGACGCGGACGCGGTGCCGGTCCCTTTCTTCGACCGTGGCGTGGTCGCCGACCCCGAGGGCCTCGCGGCCAGGACGCTCGACGAAATGCGCCAGCTGGCGGCCAACggcccgcctccgcctccgccggcgGCGCCAGCAGGCCCGCCGCCGAAGCTGGTCATCGCGTCGTTCGCGCTCACCCGCGACCGCATCGACGGACTGAAGCAGCGCGTGACCTCCAAGTTCGCGGACGGCGGCGGCACGGAGCGCGTCCACTGCTCGGCGTTCACGGTGGCGTGCGCACTGGCGTGGGCCTGCCTGGCGCGCACGGGCAGCGGCGGTGACGAGCGGCCCCGCGCGCACCTGCTGTTCTCGGTGGAGTGCCGGCGCCGCCTGGCGCCGCCGATCCCGCAGGAGTACCTGGGCAACTGCCTCCGGCCGTGCTTCGTGGAGGTGGGCGCGACCGAGCTGCTTGGGGGCGACGGcgtggcagcagcagccgccgcgATCGGCGCGGCCGTCGCGGGGCTCGACGGCGGCGTGCTGGACGGCGCCGGCGGGTGGTTCCACAAGATCCTGTCGCTGGTCCCGGAGCGGCCGATGTCGGTGGGCGGGTCCCCGAGGTACGGCGTGTACGAGACCGACTTCGGGCTGGGTCGGCCGGCCAAGGTGGAGCTGGTGTCCATCGACAAGACGCCCGGCACGGTGTCCCTGGCGGAGGGCCGCGACGCCGACGGCGCGCAGGCCGCCGGGGTGGAGATCGGCGTCGTGCTGCCGGAGGCCGAAATGGCCCGCTTCAGCTCCTGCTTCGCCGACGCGTTGGAGGAGCTCTGCGACTGA